GGCTCGGGCGCGACCGCAAGCATTCCGCCGAGCACCAAGCCGAGGATCGACTCGAAAATCTCGTCGTCGCCGACGTCCGGAAGCGCGGTCCGGATTCGCCACGTATTCGGGTAGTCCTGCTGCCCGACCTCGAGGTAGGCCTGCGTCCACGCCGACCGGTCGAAACGCTGGATGGCCGGGTCAAGGGAGAGGAAGGTCGCCTCGCCGCCCGACCAGGCCAGGTTGAAGTCACCGAACGCGCGATACATCCGCGCAGCGGCGGCGCCTTTGAAGCCGGCGCCCAGCACCGCTCCGATGATGGTGTCGATGGCGCGCATCTCCGCCGGACGTCGGGTCGTACGACAGGCCGAGAGCGAAGCGGCAGCGGGGTGCGCGAGATAGGTGGCCCGAAGTTGGCGGGCGACGTCCGCCAGCGTCTCCACCCAGCAGTCGTGCTCGGTGAGGTTGGCCGTCGACTCCTCGATCAGCCGGTCGGCGATGGCGAGCATCAGGTCGTCCTTGCTCGCGAAGTGTCGATAGACCGCGGTCTGGTCGGCGCCGAGCGCGCGGCCGAGCTTCGGCAGGCTGAACCCGGACACGCCTTCGGTGTCGAGTAACCGCAGGCTCTCGCTGACGATGAGCTCGGGTGTGAGGCTGCCGCGCTTGAGTCCGTTACGGCGCCGGGGCGCTGCAGCGGATCGTGCCATCGGCGCGTCATCCCTCCGTGCTCCCGCCGTGCGACGGTCAGCCTGAACGGCGGTACACGATCGTTACCAGGGTCTTGGTCCAAGCCCTTGACATAAATATCGCACAGGTGGTTCGGTGCCGTCATCACTCAACCTGCGAGGTGATGGTGCCGGGTCAGACAGGCGATCTGTTCTTCTCCGGTGGCCGGGTGTTCGACGGTCATCGGTTTCTCGACGCAGGCACGACGGTTCTCGTTCGCGCCGGTCGGATCGCCGAGGTCGGGCCGGATGTCGATCCCGGTACGGCGGAGCCGGTCGACCTCTCGGGTGGCACGTTGGTGCCCGGCTTCATCGACTCGCACGCGCATCCCGTGTTCGCCGGCAACCAGATGCGGCACTGTGACCTGCGCGGGGCCGACACCGCCGCCGGTTACGTCTCCCTGGTCGCCGAGTACGCCAGCCGCCATCCCGGCGAGGAGTGGATCACCGGCGGTGGCTGGTCGATGGATGCGTTCCCGCGCGGCATCCCGACCCGCGAGCTGCTCGACGCGGTCGTGCCGGACCGCCCGGTGTTCCTGCCGAACCGCGACGGTCACGGGGCGTGGGTCAACTCGAAGGCGCTCGAGCTCGCTGGTGTGGACGCGAGCACGCCCGATCCCGCCGACGGCAGGATCGAGCGGGACGCCGGTGGCAGTCCGGTCGGCATGCTGCAGGAGGGCGCGTCCGCCCTCGTCGGCCGGCTGCTGCCGGCGGTCACCGCGGAGGACTGGTACCAGGCGCTGCTGGTTGCGCAGGGTCACCTGCTCGGTCTCGGCATCACCGGCTGGCAGGACGCGATCATCGGCGACTACCAGGATGGAGCCGACCCGCTTCCGGCGTACCTGAGAGCGGCCGGCGACGGCTCGCTCATCGTCACGGTGGTCGGGGCGCTGTGGTGGGAACGCGACCGTGGGCTCGAGCAGGTCGAACATCTGATGGAACGCCGCTCCCGGTGGCAGAGCGACCGGTTCCGCGCCACCAGCGTGAAGATGATGCTGGACGGCGTCGCGGAGAACCACACCGCCGCGATGCTCGAGCCCTACCAGGGCATCGACGAGTGCGGCGGTGATCACACCGGCATCGACTTCATCGATCCGGAGGGCCTACCGCACTTCGTCACCGAGCTCGACCGGCAGGGCTTCCAGGTCCACTTCCACGCCCTCGGCGACCGCGCGGTCCGTAACGCGCTCGACGCGATCGAGGCCGCGCGGGCGGCGAGTGGCTCGCACGAGCGGCGCCATCACCTCGCGCACCTGCAGGTCGTGCATCCCGACGACATCCCGCGCTTCGCCGGGTTGAACGCGACCGCGAACATGCAGGCGCTGTGGGCCACGCATGAGCCACAGATGGATGAGCTGACCATCCCGTTCCTGGGCGAACGGCGGGCCGGATGGCAGTATCCGTTCCGGTCGCTGGAGGCGGCCGGCGCGCCGATGTGCGGGGGCAGTGACTGGCCGGTCAGTAGCCCCAACCCGCTGCTCGGCATGCACGTCGCGGTGAACCGCAGCCTGCCGGCCGACGCCGGCGGTGCCGGCAACGACCCGTTCCTGCCCGAGCAGTCGATCGAGCTCGCCACGATGCTTGCGGCGTACACATCCGGCAGTGCGGCGGTCAACGGCGTGGCCGACCATGCCGGCACGATCGGCGCCGGGATGGACGCCGACGTCGTCGTCATCGACGCCGACCTTGCAGCAATCGACCCGCACGACATCTGCCGGGCCACCGCGCGCCAGACCTGGGTGCGCGGCGAGCTCGTCCACGACGCAACCTGACCGCGCATCCAGACCCGCACCATGGGAGGGGACCCCGATGAAGCGCAGCCGCTACACCACCCGCACCACGCTGGTGCTTGTCGTTCTGGCGCTGGTCGCAGCCGCGTGCGGACGCTCGGCGTCCTCCGGCGGAGGTACGGCGGGGAGCGTCTCGCCGACCAAGGGCCTGGTGACGACCACGACGGCCGGCACGCAGCCGGTCTCGTCGGTGACGTGGGCGGTCTACCGCGACGTCAACTCGCTCGACCCGATCTACGCCTTCGACTACCCGGAGAACACAGCCGACTCGCTGATGTGTGAGTCCCTGCTGAAGCAGGCGCCGGACGGGTCGATCGGCCCGGGCCTGGCCACGCTCACCTACCCGACTCCGACCACGATGCAGTTCGACATCAACCCCGCGGCGAAGTTCTGGGACGGCCACCCGGTCACCCC
This sequence is a window from Mycobacteriales bacterium. Protein-coding genes within it:
- a CDS encoding amidohydrolase, with amino-acid sequence MPGQTGDLFFSGGRVFDGHRFLDAGTTVLVRAGRIAEVGPDVDPGTAEPVDLSGGTLVPGFIDSHAHPVFAGNQMRHCDLRGADTAAGYVSLVAEYASRHPGEEWITGGGWSMDAFPRGIPTRELLDAVVPDRPVFLPNRDGHGAWVNSKALELAGVDASTPDPADGRIERDAGGSPVGMLQEGASALVGRLLPAVTAEDWYQALLVAQGHLLGLGITGWQDAIIGDYQDGADPLPAYLRAAGDGSLIVTVVGALWWERDRGLEQVEHLMERRSRWQSDRFRATSVKMMLDGVAENHTAAMLEPYQGIDECGGDHTGIDFIDPEGLPHFVTELDRQGFQVHFHALGDRAVRNALDAIEAARAASGSHERRHHLAHLQVVHPDDIPRFAGLNATANMQALWATHEPQMDELTIPFLGERRAGWQYPFRSLEAAGAPMCGGSDWPVSSPNPLLGMHVAVNRSLPADAGGAGNDPFLPEQSIELATMLAAYTSGSAAVNGVADHAGTIGAGMDADVVVIDADLAAIDPHDICRATARQTWVRGELVHDAT
- a CDS encoding TetR/AcrR family transcriptional regulator yields the protein MARSAAAPRRRNGLKRGSLTPELIVSESLRLLDTEGVSGFSLPKLGRALGADQTAVYRHFASKDDLMLAIADRLIEESTANLTEHDCWVETLADVARQLRATYLAHPAAASLSACRTTRRPAEMRAIDTIIGAVLGAGFKGAAAARMYRAFGDFNLAWSGGEATFLSLDPAIQRFDRSAWTQAYLEVGQQDYPNTWRIRTALPDVGDDEIFESILGLVLGGMLAVAPEPCACKRHSIDAPGRVRASA